From the genome of Candidatus Omnitrophota bacterium:
GTCGAGCACAAGATGTTCGGGCTGTCGTCCCTGGACCTGGATGAGGCGAAGACGAAAAAATTTAAGGCGATCATGGACGCCCTCAAGCTTAAAGGCAAGAGCCTGTTCGTCCTCGAGTCCGTCGACGACAAGGTCAAAAAGGCCTCGAGGAACATAGGGACGGTCTCCGTGAAGAATTACAAAGATTTCAATGCCGTCGACGTCATCGCGTGCGACACCGTCGTACTAAGCAAGGCGGCGCTCGGCAAACTTAAAGAAAGATTCGGGGATTAACGATGAAGAACCCGCACGACATAGTGAAGGGCATGATACGCACCGAAAAAGGGGCAGGCCTTCTGCAGAAGAATAAGTACCTCTTCTGGGTCGACACCGCATCGAATAAGATAGAGATAAAAGGCGCGGTCGAGGATATCTATAAAGTTAAGGTGGACAGCGTAAACACGATGATGGCCAGGGGAAAGATCAAGAGGGTCAGGTACGTAGCAGGGAAGACCTCTGACTGGAAGAAGGCGATCGTGACGCTTAAATCGGACAGTAAGATCGACGTTACATAGCAGAATAACCGGTCACCGGCAACCAGGTGCCAGTAAAGAAAAGAAAAAAAATATGGGAATAAAAAAATATAAGCCGACTACGGACGCG
Proteins encoded in this window:
- the rplW gene encoding 50S ribosomal protein L23 — protein: MKNPHDIVKGMIRTEKGAGLLQKNKYLFWVDTASNKIEIKGAVEDIYKVKVDSVNTMMARGKIKRVRYVAGKTSDWKKAIVTLKSDSKIDVT